In the genome of Cynocephalus volans isolate mCynVol1 chromosome 15, mCynVol1.pri, whole genome shotgun sequence, one region contains:
- the CEBPD gene encoding CCAAT/enhancer-binding protein delta encodes MSAALFSLDGPARGAPWPAEPAPFYEPGRAGKPGRGAEPGGLGEPGAAAPAMYDDESAIDFSAYIDSMAAVPTLELCHDELFADLFNSNHKAGGAGGLELLPGGPARPTPAAPRPLKREPDWGDGDAPGSLLPAQVAACAQTVVSLAAAAQPTPPTSPEPPRGSPGPSPAPGPARDKGAGKRGPDRGSPEYRQRRERNNIAVRKSRDKAKRRNQEMQQKLVELSAENEKLHQRVEQLTRDLAGLRQFFKQLPSPPFLPAAGAADCR; translated from the coding sequence ATGAGCGCCGCGCTCTTCAGCCTGGACGGCCCGGCGCGCGGCGCGCCCTGGCCCGCGGAGCCCGCTCCCTTCTACGAGCCGGGCCGGGCGGGCAAACCGGGCCGCGGGGCCGAGCCGGGGGGCCTGGGCGAGCCGGGCGCCGCCGCCCCCGCCATGTACGACGACGAGAGCGCCATCGACTTCAGCGCCTACATCGACTCCATGGCCGCCGTGCCCACCCTGGAGCTGTGCCACGACGAGCTCTTCGCCGACCTCTTCAACAGCAACCACAAGGCGGGCGGCGCGGGCGGCCTGGAGCTGCTGCCCGGGGGCCCCGCGCGCCCGACCCCCGCCGCCCCGCGCCCGCTCAAGCGCGAGCCCGACTGGGGCGACGGCGACGCGCCCGGCTCGCTGCTGCCCGCGCAGGTGGCCGCGTGCGCGCAGACCGTGGTGAGCCTGGCGGCCGCCGCGCAGCCCACGCCGCCCACGTCGCCGGAGCCGCCCCGCGGCAGCCCCGGGCCCAGCCCCGCGCCCGGCCCTGCCCGGGACAAGGGCGCGGGCAAGCGGGGCCCGGACCGCGGCAGCCCCGAGTACCGGCAGCGGCGCGAGCGCAACAACATCGCCGTGCGCAAGAGCCGCGACAAGGCCAAGCGGCGCAACCAGGAGATGCAGCAGAAGCTGGTGGAGCTGTCGGCCGAGAACGAGAAGCTGCACCAGCGCGTGGAGCAGCTCACGCGGGACCTGGCCGGCCTCCGGCAGTTCTTCAAGCAGCTGCCCAGCCCGCCCTTCCTGCCGGCCGCCGGGGCCGCCGACTGCCGGTAA